From Levilactobacillus zymae, a single genomic window includes:
- a CDS encoding LCP family protein, with protein MPKDNGSSRQRSPEDFEQVYDRRADRNSHFKAPEVHPHRPVMWTIVTVLLVLLSAGLAYGYQAWSSAKKTFNQTYESSNISKSRNVSSVLKKNKPFSILMLGTDTGALGRSDVGRTDTIMVATINPTTETAYLTSIPRDTRVTVGSGANASIQKINAAYTIGGPSTAVKTVENLLDIPIDFYAIINMGGLEKMVNAVGGVDVVPPLTFKYAQADVKKGVKVHLNGKQALSYSRMRYDDPQGDYGRQKRQRQVLQKLVVKAAGLSSITRYQQILTSLNGNLKTDLTFDDLMQIRAKYGDASHHIKSETLQGQDAMIDGLSYQVPTTKELKRVSNHIRKTLGLANTTKFTTDAINGDSDNTGATDTASTTTTGSNGYGY; from the coding sequence ATGCCGAAAGATAATGGAAGTAGCCGGCAACGGTCACCGGAGGACTTTGAACAAGTCTATGACCGACGTGCAGACCGTAACTCACACTTTAAAGCGCCAGAAGTTCATCCCCATCGTCCCGTTATGTGGACGATTGTGACCGTCTTGCTAGTCTTGCTTTCCGCCGGACTGGCTTACGGCTACCAGGCCTGGTCGTCCGCCAAAAAAACGTTCAACCAAACCTACGAATCCTCGAACATCTCCAAGAGTCGAAACGTGTCTTCCGTTCTGAAGAAGAATAAACCGTTCTCGATTCTGATGTTGGGGACCGACACCGGGGCTTTAGGCCGATCCGACGTCGGCCGGACCGATACCATCATGGTGGCCACCATCAACCCCACCACGGAGACGGCCTACCTGACCAGTATTCCACGGGATACGCGGGTCACGGTTGGTTCCGGGGCCAACGCTTCGATTCAAAAGATCAACGCGGCCTACACCATCGGTGGTCCTAGCACCGCCGTCAAGACGGTAGAAAATCTCCTAGACATTCCGATCGACTTTTACGCCATCATTAACATGGGTGGCCTGGAAAAGATGGTCAACGCGGTCGGCGGGGTTGACGTAGTTCCACCACTGACCTTCAAGTACGCCCAAGCCGACGTTAAGAAGGGGGTTAAGGTGCACCTGAACGGGAAACAAGCCCTCTCCTATTCTCGGATGCGCTACGATGACCCCCAAGGGGACTACGGGCGGCAAAAGCGGCAACGCCAGGTTCTGCAGAAGTTAGTCGTCAAGGCAGCTGGCCTATCGTCCATCACCCGTTACCAACAAATTTTGACCTCGTTAAACGGAAACTTGAAGACCGATTTAACCTTTGATGATTTAATGCAGATTCGGGCTAAATACGGAGACGCTTCGCACCACATTAAGTCTGAAACCCTGCAAGGCCAAGATGCCATGATCGATGGGTTATCGTATCAGGTCCCGACCACTAAGGAATTAAAGCGCGTATCGAATCACATTCGTAAAACGCTGGGCTTAGCTAACACCACTAAGTTCACCACCGACGCCATCAACGGCGACAGTGATAATACGGGAGCAACGGATACTGCTAGCACCACGACCACGGGCAGTAACGGCTACGGTTACTAA
- a CDS encoding DMT family transporter translates to MRKTMLYILFSTLMFSSMEIALKAAGGAFNPIQLNLIRFFIGGVVLLPIALKALAKQHRRLTRNDWALFALTGLVCVIISMTLYQLAITVDEASTVAVLFSCNPVFALIFSYLILHERLGRANLIAVLVSIAGLIVIVNPAHLTNPVGLALAVGSALTFGLYSIVSRWGSVRHHFNGIVMTCFTFLVGSVELLGVMLLTHVPAVAARMQQVGWLRDFAALPILKNVSLTYFWLLFFVGVCVTGGGFAFYFLAMERSDVSTASLVFFIKPGLAPILAAVIIHEQILLNTIIGIVIILIGSVITFMGNRVKSRESDLVTASATVPVSQFQAQTADDAQDADQSAPADDDEA, encoded by the coding sequence TTGAGAAAAACGATGCTGTACATTTTGTTTTCGACGTTGATGTTTAGTTCGATGGAGATTGCTTTGAAGGCCGCGGGTGGGGCGTTTAACCCCATCCAGCTAAACCTGATTCGCTTCTTCATCGGCGGGGTGGTGCTGTTACCCATTGCCTTAAAGGCTTTGGCCAAGCAACATCGGCGCTTGACGCGAAACGATTGGGCGTTGTTCGCCCTGACGGGGTTGGTCTGCGTCATTATCAGCATGACGTTGTACCAATTGGCCATCACGGTCGACGAGGCGTCCACGGTGGCGGTGCTCTTTAGCTGCAATCCCGTGTTTGCCCTCATTTTCTCTTACCTAATCCTGCACGAACGGCTAGGCCGCGCTAACCTGATTGCGGTGCTAGTTTCCATCGCGGGACTGATCGTGATTGTGAACCCCGCTCACCTGACTAATCCGGTCGGGTTGGCGTTAGCCGTGGGGTCGGCCTTGACCTTTGGCCTGTACAGCATCGTTTCCCGGTGGGGCTCCGTGCGGCATCACTTTAATGGTATTGTGATGACCTGTTTTACGTTTTTAGTCGGGTCCGTTGAGTTACTGGGGGTTATGCTGCTAACCCACGTCCCCGCCGTGGCGGCTAGAATGCAGCAAGTTGGTTGGCTACGCGACTTTGCAGCGTTACCAATTTTGAAAAACGTCAGTCTGACTTATTTCTGGTTGCTCTTCTTTGTGGGGGTCTGCGTCACCGGGGGTGGCTTTGCCTTTTACTTTTTGGCGATGGAACGTTCCGACGTCTCCACGGCCTCGTTGGTTTTCTTCATTAAACCCGGCTTGGCCCCCATTCTCGCGGCGGTGATAATTCATGAACAGATTCTACTTAATACCATTATCGGGATTGTGATCATCCTGATTGGTTCGGTGATTACCTTCATGGGTAACCGGGTCAAGTCACGTGAGTCTGATCTGGTGACGGCCTCGGCGACGGTACCGGTGAGTCAATTTCAGGCGCAAACGGCGGACGATGCCCAAGATGCCGATCAATCGGCGCCGGCGGATGACGACGAAGCTTAA
- the thrB gene encoding homoserine kinase — protein sequence MGKTIIRVPATAANLGPGIDSIGAALHLYLTVIIEEKTEKWRVNHALGTEIPRDEHNLMVQTALKVNDQLQPHQLTVMSDIPVSRGLGSSTSAIIAGIKIANELGELDLSIADQLNWAVKLGGALDNVAPALLGQAAVATVDETGRADALKLPLPDFSALVFIPAQRLLVDKSRAALPKQVDFQTAVHASSVANVLVAALLEKNWELAARMIERDEFHEQARSQLVPELTQIRDAAHELGITGTYLSGSGPTVVTMGASAKLTLLRNKLAAQDLPGSLRIIPLDQAGATVLTDA from the coding sequence ATGGGGAAGACAATTATTCGCGTTCCCGCGACGGCTGCCAATCTGGGCCCCGGGATCGATTCAATTGGTGCAGCACTGCACTTGTACCTCACCGTCATTATCGAAGAAAAGACCGAAAAATGGCGGGTTAACCACGCACTGGGGACGGAGATTCCCCGTGATGAGCACAACCTGATGGTCCAAACGGCCCTGAAGGTCAACGATCAGCTGCAACCACACCAACTAACGGTCATGTCGGACATTCCTGTTTCCCGGGGACTGGGGAGTTCCACCAGTGCCATCATCGCGGGAATTAAGATTGCCAACGAGTTGGGAGAGCTGGATCTCAGCATTGCCGACCAGTTGAATTGGGCGGTCAAGTTAGGCGGGGCCTTGGATAACGTGGCGCCGGCCTTGTTGGGGCAAGCCGCCGTTGCCACGGTCGACGAGACGGGGCGAGCGGATGCGTTGAAGCTCCCGTTACCCGACTTTTCGGCGTTGGTCTTCATTCCAGCGCAGCGACTCTTGGTCGACAAGAGTCGGGCGGCCTTGCCTAAACAGGTTGATTTTCAAACGGCCGTCCACGCTAGCAGCGTTGCTAACGTGCTGGTGGCAGCGTTACTGGAGAAAAATTGGGAACTTGCGGCGCGCATGATTGAACGCGACGAATTTCACGAGCAAGCCCGGTCACAGTTGGTACCAGAGTTGACCCAAATTCGCGATGCGGCTCACGAACTGGGAATTACCGGGACGTACCTGAGTGGTTCGGGACCGACGGTGGTAACCATGGGGGCTTCTGCGAAACTAACGTTGTTACGCAATAAGCTGGCGGCTCAGGATTTGCCGGGAAGTCTCCGGATCATTCCGTTGGACCAAGCTGGCGCTACCGTATTAACCGACGCTTAA
- a CDS encoding EAL domain-containing protein codes for MYRFFAQPQVDQQNHQIFGYEALLRKQKDDAWVLPNSFTEISVADQAQLLKHTASALNVVATNQRLAFNLNNQQFRAPQTLGIILTLKRQLGAINLAIELTEAPTLAEVTLFSLALHQAGIKLVIDDVGTGSNTYPNVAHLLPFVDEIKFAMQNYRSAGTPEQIPQALAFWANVAQTYRLTMILEGVENATDQALAERYGINLHQGYLYGKPVLV; via the coding sequence ATGTATCGTTTCTTTGCGCAACCACAAGTCGATCAACAAAACCATCAAATCTTTGGGTACGAAGCCCTTCTGCGTAAGCAAAAAGATGACGCTTGGGTTTTACCCAATTCCTTTACTGAAATTTCCGTGGCGGATCAGGCGCAACTGTTGAAACATACCGCCAGCGCCCTCAACGTCGTGGCCACGAACCAGCGCCTGGCCTTTAACCTTAACAACCAACAATTCCGGGCCCCACAAACGCTGGGCATCATTCTCACCCTAAAACGGCAGTTAGGGGCCATCAATCTCGCCATCGAACTGACAGAGGCACCTACTTTGGCCGAAGTTACACTCTTCAGCTTGGCGCTACACCAGGCGGGGATCAAGCTGGTGATTGATGACGTCGGGACCGGTTCCAACACGTATCCCAACGTGGCCCACTTGTTGCCCTTCGTCGATGAAATTAAGTTTGCGATGCAAAATTATCGCTCTGCGGGAACTCCCGAACAGATTCCCCAAGCGCTGGCCTTCTGGGCTAACGTCGCCCAAACCTACCGTCTGACCATGATTCTCGAAGGCGTGGAAAATGCGACCGACCAAGCACTGGCCGAGCGCTATGGCATCAACTTGCATCAAGGTTACCTCTACGGCAAGCCCGTTTTAGTTTAA
- a CDS encoding nicotinate phosphoribosyltransferase, whose product MTNLYPDDSYTLHTDAYQINMIQTYFEEGMAQKHTVFEVFFRDMPFHNGYAVYAGLEHVVHYIQNLHFSQTDIDYLREAEDYSEEFLTYLANFKFNGSIRSAVEGELVYAHEPILQVEGPLADCQLVETAILNILNYQTLIATKAARIRSVAGDDALMEFGTRRAQEFDAAIWGTRAAYIGGFDATSNVRAGKLFGIPISGTHAHALVQTYGNDYDAFKAYAQTHHDCVFLVDTYDTLRSGVPNAIKVAQEMGDQINFQGVRIDSGDMAYLSKRVRQKLDEAGFPNAKIFASNDLDEKTIQSLKMQDAKIDVWGIGTKLITAFDQPALGAVYKMVAIEDDQGQMQPTIKLSNNAAKVTTPGKKQVWRITKKTDGKTEGDYVALDHEDPRNEDSLYMFHPSFTYISKTVSDFIARPILQSIFEDGQLVYKLPSLSAVRDRCRGALANLWPEYKRDLNPQKYPVDLSQKCWDQKMAIIKQIHNYVQKMPE is encoded by the coding sequence ATGACGAACTTGTATCCTGACGACAGCTATACGCTCCATACGGATGCCTACCAAATCAACATGATTCAGACGTACTTTGAAGAGGGGATGGCCCAAAAGCACACCGTTTTTGAAGTGTTCTTTCGGGACATGCCCTTCCACAACGGGTATGCCGTTTATGCGGGATTGGAACACGTTGTCCATTATATCCAAAATCTCCACTTTTCCCAAACTGATATTGATTATTTACGGGAAGCTGAAGATTATTCTGAAGAGTTTTTGACGTACTTAGCGAACTTTAAATTTAACGGATCAATCCGTTCGGCGGTGGAAGGCGAGTTGGTCTACGCCCACGAACCGATTTTACAGGTCGAAGGGCCGTTAGCCGATTGTCAGCTGGTCGAAACCGCGATCTTGAACATTCTGAATTATCAAACGCTTATTGCCACTAAAGCCGCACGCATTCGCTCTGTGGCCGGCGATGACGCGTTGATGGAATTCGGGACGCGACGGGCGCAGGAATTCGATGCCGCGATTTGGGGGACCCGGGCCGCTTACATTGGGGGCTTTGACGCGACGTCTAACGTGCGGGCGGGAAAACTTTTCGGAATTCCGATTAGTGGGACGCACGCGCACGCGTTGGTTCAGACCTACGGCAACGATTATGACGCCTTTAAGGCCTACGCGCAGACCCATCACGATTGCGTTTTCCTGGTCGACACCTATGATACGTTACGCAGTGGGGTGCCCAATGCCATTAAGGTCGCTCAGGAGATGGGTGACCAGATTAATTTCCAAGGGGTGCGGATTGACTCCGGGGATATGGCCTACTTGTCCAAACGGGTCCGGCAAAAACTCGACGAGGCGGGGTTCCCCAATGCGAAGATTTTCGCGTCTAACGACCTGGACGAAAAAACCATTCAAAGCCTTAAGATGCAAGATGCGAAGATTGACGTTTGGGGGATTGGGACCAAGTTAATTACGGCTTTCGACCAACCTGCTTTGGGGGCGGTCTACAAGATGGTTGCGATCGAAGATGATCAAGGCCAGATGCAGCCGACCATTAAGCTCTCAAATAACGCCGCTAAGGTCACGACGCCGGGCAAGAAGCAGGTCTGGCGCATCACCAAAAAGACGGACGGCAAGACGGAAGGCGATTACGTGGCGTTAGATCACGAAGATCCGCGGAACGAAGATTCCCTGTACATGTTCCACCCGAGTTTCACCTATATCAGTAAGACCGTTTCCGACTTCATTGCCCGGCCGATTTTACAATCCATTTTTGAAGATGGCCAGTTGGTCTACAAGTTGCCGAGTCTGTCGGCGGTTAGGGACCGGTGTCGCGGGGCGTTGGCTAACCTGTGGCCCGAATATAAACGAGATTTGAACCCACAGAAGTATCCCGTTGATCTATCGCAGAAGTGTTGGGACCAGAAGATGGCCATCATCAAGCAAATTCATAATTACGTTCAAAAGATGCCCGAATAG
- a CDS encoding PTS sugar transporter subunit IIA — MLAIIVTGHGEFARGILQSAEMIFGKAPNVTAVTLGVDESVEELVSHYRLAISRLAPITELLFLVDLWGGSPFNAASQLIAAHPDQYGLVAGLNLPMLIEALALQQQSLAEVIPQLERTARGSIRHLDLPTNTGDDETL, encoded by the coding sequence GTGCTGGCCATAATTGTAACCGGACACGGAGAATTTGCCCGCGGAATTTTACAGAGTGCTGAAATGATCTTCGGTAAGGCACCCAACGTGACTGCGGTGACGTTGGGGGTTGATGAAAGCGTTGAAGAGTTAGTGAGTCATTACCGCTTGGCGATTAGTCGGTTGGCCCCGATAACGGAGCTGTTATTCTTGGTGGATCTTTGGGGGGGTTCGCCATTTAATGCGGCCAGTCAACTCATCGCGGCCCATCCAGATCAGTACGGGTTGGTTGCGGGGTTGAACCTGCCGATGCTGATTGAGGCCTTAGCTCTGCAGCAACAGTCCCTGGCTGAAGTGATTCCGCAGTTGGAACGGACCGCGCGGGGAAGTATTCGGCACTTAGATTTACCAACTAACACGGGAGATGACGAAACGTTATGA
- a CDS encoding HAD family hydrolase — translation MKSFIFDIDGTLLDTEAMYMKSLQAILHERGMERSYAELATTFGIPSKDALLRLKVPDWERVLALWGPRTQDYRSTVAVYAGVTGALKALKARGAQLAIMTSKRRFEYERDVVAEGLADYFSQVVVAEDVAHGKPAPDGILLAMQRLHADPQDTVYVGDTLYDLAAAHAAKVQFGLAAWNGKQPDLIPDVSFQTPAEMLKLL, via the coding sequence ATGAAAAGCTTTATTTTTGATATCGATGGCACCCTGCTAGATACGGAAGCCATGTACATGAAGTCCCTGCAGGCCATTCTGCACGAGCGGGGGATGGAACGGTCGTACGCCGAATTGGCCACGACCTTCGGCATTCCTAGTAAAGATGCCTTATTGCGCTTAAAGGTGCCAGATTGGGAACGGGTGTTGGCCCTCTGGGGACCGCGAACCCAAGATTATCGCTCGACCGTGGCGGTTTATGCCGGTGTCACGGGAGCGCTTAAAGCCCTTAAGGCTCGTGGCGCTCAGCTGGCCATCATGACGTCTAAACGCCGCTTTGAGTATGAGCGTGACGTGGTTGCGGAAGGTCTGGCGGACTACTTTAGTCAGGTCGTCGTCGCGGAGGACGTGGCGCATGGGAAACCCGCGCCAGACGGAATTTTACTGGCAATGCAACGGTTGCACGCTGACCCGCAAGACACGGTTTATGTGGGGGATACCCTGTACGATTTAGCGGCCGCCCACGCGGCTAAGGTCCAGTTTGGGTTGGCTGCTTGGAACGGCAAACAACCGGATCTGATACCGGATGTAAGTTTTCAAACGCCGGCCGAGATGCTGAAGCTGTTGTAA
- a CDS encoding SprT family protein: MTNAELQRLVERLSQESFGRPFRHRATFNARLRTTGGRYRLRDHNLEINPRMLTEHDQATLVGVIKHELCHYHLHLAGQSGQHRTKAFQTLLAQVGGLRYAPAPPRRPARPRQWQVYVCSRCRQRYYRLRRVDVTKLVCGRCHGRLQRQGTVLAVTRPHEI, translated from the coding sequence ATGACGAACGCTGAGTTACAACGACTGGTTGAACGTCTCTCACAGGAGAGCTTTGGCCGTCCCTTTCGCCACCGGGCGACATTCAATGCACGATTACGGACGACGGGGGGCCGCTACCGTCTGCGCGATCATAACTTGGAGATCAACCCCAGGATGTTGACCGAACACGATCAGGCCACCTTGGTGGGCGTGATCAAGCACGAGTTGTGTCACTACCACCTGCATTTAGCTGGGCAATCGGGTCAGCACCGGACGAAGGCGTTTCAGACTTTGTTGGCGCAAGTCGGTGGGTTACGCTACGCACCGGCACCGCCACGCCGACCTGCTCGGCCGCGACAGTGGCAAGTCTATGTGTGCAGTCGCTGTCGGCAGCGTTATTACCGCTTACGGCGCGTCGACGTGACCAAACTGGTCTGTGGACGGTGTCACGGGCGACTGCAGCGGCAAGGCACCGTGTTAGCCGTCACCCGACCACACGAGATTTAA
- a CDS encoding AEC family transporter, with amino-acid sequence MGVFVNSVSGVLIILVMITLGYVLARLGWFDDQAPKLIARLVTQIALPAYMLDTIMSKFTAAKLKSTLPDLRFPVVSMLIMFGLSIIAFHLFRINPKHRGLFESMFLNSNTVFVGLPVNMALFGEKSLPFVLVYYMANTTFFWTLGVYLIQRDGQGKGEFDLKNTLKKVFSPPLLGFMVAVVLVLLGVKLPHWIMMDFQYIGGLTIPLSMIFIGTAIAGAGLRNIRIDRDSLGILLGRFVIAPLLMACLVLPTGMPLLMKQVFIIQAAMPVMTNAPVVSKLYNADSDYAAIMVTETTLLSLVVIPILMVIIQHVA; translated from the coding sequence ATGGGCGTCTTTGTAAATAGTGTGTCGGGGGTGCTGATCATTCTAGTGATGATCACGCTGGGGTACGTCCTTGCTCGCCTAGGTTGGTTCGATGACCAGGCGCCCAAGCTCATCGCCCGGCTGGTAACCCAGATTGCGTTACCGGCTTATATGTTGGACACCATCATGTCTAAGTTTACGGCCGCTAAATTAAAAAGCACGTTACCGGACTTACGTTTTCCGGTCGTTTCCATGCTGATTATGTTTGGCTTGTCCATTATCGCGTTTCATTTATTCCGGATTAACCCGAAACACCGGGGCCTTTTCGAATCGATGTTTTTAAACTCCAATACGGTCTTTGTGGGGTTACCGGTGAACATGGCGCTATTTGGTGAAAAGAGTCTGCCGTTCGTGTTGGTCTACTACATGGCCAACACCACCTTTTTCTGGACGCTAGGGGTCTATTTGATCCAGCGTGACGGCCAGGGCAAGGGAGAATTTGACCTCAAAAATACGCTAAAGAAAGTCTTCTCACCGCCATTGTTGGGTTTCATGGTGGCGGTGGTGCTGGTCTTACTGGGCGTAAAGTTGCCGCATTGGATCATGATGGACTTTCAGTACATCGGGGGTCTCACGATTCCGTTATCGATGATTTTTATCGGCACAGCCATCGCTGGCGCCGGGTTGCGGAACATTCGGATTGATCGGGACAGCTTGGGGATCTTGCTGGGCCGATTCGTGATTGCCCCGCTATTGATGGCCTGCCTGGTCTTGCCAACGGGAATGCCGTTGTTGATGAAGCAGGTGTTTATCATCCAGGCGGCGATGCCCGTGATGACTAACGCCCCAGTGGTGTCCAAGCTCTATAACGCGGATTCCGATTATGCCGCGATTATGGTGACCGAAACGACCTTATTGAGTTTAGTGGTGATTCCCATTCTCATGGTGATTATCCAACATGTTGCTTAG
- the nadE gene encoding ammonia-dependent NAD(+) synthetase: protein MRKMQKEIIEALKVQPTIDPETEIRRSVDFLKDYLRHYSFMKTLVLGISGGQDSTLTGALCEQAVTELRRETGDTAYRFIAVRLPYGEQADEADAMAAIDFMGADEVQRVDIQPATDAMVAAVTANADDVSDFNKGNIKARQRMIAQYAIAGARAGAVVGTDHAAEAVTGFYTKYGDGATDICPIWRLDKRQGAAMLTFLGAPQHLYQKVPTADLEDDRPALPDEAALGVRYTDIDDYLEGKPVADAAADKIEAWYRKTAHKRHLPVNVYDTFWQAN from the coding sequence ATGCGTAAGATGCAAAAAGAGATTATTGAAGCGTTAAAGGTGCAACCCACGATTGACCCAGAAACCGAGATTCGGCGGAGCGTGGATTTTTTAAAGGACTACCTGCGGCACTATTCGTTTATGAAGACGTTGGTGCTCGGCATTTCCGGTGGTCAAGATTCGACGCTTACCGGGGCGCTATGTGAACAGGCCGTGACCGAGTTGCGGCGGGAGACCGGAGATACGGCTTATCGGTTTATTGCGGTCCGGCTACCCTACGGCGAACAGGCCGATGAAGCCGATGCCATGGCGGCAATTGACTTTATGGGCGCCGACGAAGTCCAACGCGTAGACATTCAACCGGCCACCGATGCCATGGTTGCTGCCGTTACGGCCAATGCCGATGATGTCAGTGACTTTAATAAAGGGAATATCAAGGCGCGGCAGCGGATGATTGCCCAGTACGCGATTGCGGGTGCCCGGGCCGGAGCCGTGGTCGGGACCGATCACGCGGCCGAAGCCGTCACGGGATTTTATACCAAGTACGGGGATGGGGCGACCGACATTTGTCCCATCTGGCGCTTGGATAAACGCCAAGGAGCGGCAATGTTGACCTTCTTGGGAGCGCCCCAGCATCTGTATCAAAAGGTCCCCACGGCGGATCTTGAAGACGATCGGCCGGCTTTACCCGATGAAGCGGCTTTAGGGGTCCGTTATACGGATATCGACGACTATTTAGAAGGGAAGCCCGTCGCGGATGCTGCGGCCGATAAGATCGAAGCTTGGTACCGCAAGACGGCCCATAAACGACACTTGCCGGTAAACGTTTACGATACGTTCTGGCAGGCCAACTAA
- a CDS encoding 2,3-diphosphoglycerate-dependent phosphoglycerate mutase produces MATLVILRHGESVANRDNIFTGWSDVPLTAKGRQQAQAAGKLVAQTGLRFGALHTSLLQRAIVTSNIVLECLDQLAIPEYKSWRLNERHYGALRGKNKAKVRAAVGDQQLMIWRRSFKAVPPLLSTVHQDRRYDRYSPHLEPLGESLEMAYHRLMPYWTNQVAPRLLNGQNQLIVAHGSTLRALIKYLDRVPDADIAKVEVANGEPIRYDFDERLRITSKTVL; encoded by the coding sequence ATGGCAACGCTAGTCATTTTACGGCACGGCGAGAGTGTCGCGAATCGAGACAATATTTTTACGGGATGGAGCGACGTCCCGCTGACCGCTAAGGGCCGGCAACAGGCCCAGGCGGCCGGGAAGTTGGTCGCGCAAACGGGGTTACGCTTTGGGGCCTTACACACGTCACTGCTGCAGCGGGCCATTGTGACGTCTAATATCGTCTTGGAGTGTTTGGACCAGTTGGCCATTCCGGAATATAAATCCTGGCGGTTAAATGAACGCCACTACGGTGCTCTGCGGGGGAAAAACAAGGCCAAGGTGCGTGCGGCAGTGGGGGATCAACAACTCATGATCTGGCGGCGCAGCTTTAAGGCCGTCCCCCCACTGCTCAGTACGGTGCACCAAGATCGGCGTTACGATCGTTATAGTCCGCACTTAGAACCGTTAGGGGAGAGTCTGGAGATGGCCTATCACCGTTTGATGCCTTATTGGACGAACCAAGTCGCGCCCCGCTTATTGAACGGTCAAAACCAGTTAATTGTTGCTCATGGCAGTACGTTACGGGCGTTAATCAAATACCTAGATCGGGTCCCCGATGCTGATATTGCTAAGGTTGAGGTGGCCAACGGGGAACCGATTCGTTATGACTTTGACGAGCGGTTACGCATCACTAGCAAAACGGTTCTATAA
- a CDS encoding metal ABC transporter solute-binding protein, Zn/Mn family, whose amino-acid sequence MLHKFSRLGLYGLVGLVLMGLAACGRPTPTATTTQRPIHVVASLDFYGEVAQAVLGQHSRVTTIIQNPAVDPHDFEPTPRDAAAVTQATFVLGNGLGYDGWLDKLGRSAQSHPQYLRVGNDVCRLKDGANPHVWYRPTTMAQLATTLAQRFGQKAPRYRQFYHRNARAYIASLRPLDREINRLKHRSAHRTVAVSEPVFDYALDALGYRRGNVAFERAVENGTDPAPRAVHQLQTSIRHRKIAFFVNNSQASSQTVTTMVKLAHQAEVPVLNVTETLPRGKTYKTWMLSQYQRLAKFH is encoded by the coding sequence ATGTTACATAAGTTTTCGCGATTGGGACTCTATGGTTTGGTCGGCCTGGTGCTCATGGGGCTAGCGGCCTGTGGGCGGCCAACCCCCACAGCGACCACGACGCAACGCCCAATTCACGTGGTCGCTTCCCTCGACTTCTATGGCGAAGTGGCTCAGGCCGTCTTGGGCCAGCATAGTCGGGTCACGACCATTATTCAGAACCCGGCCGTTGATCCCCATGATTTTGAACCAACGCCTCGCGATGCGGCGGCCGTGACTCAGGCAACCTTTGTCTTAGGTAACGGTCTGGGTTACGACGGCTGGCTCGACAAATTAGGTCGTAGTGCCCAGTCACACCCCCAATATCTCCGGGTTGGTAACGATGTGTGCCGGCTCAAAGACGGGGCCAATCCTCACGTCTGGTACCGCCCCACGACCATGGCCCAACTCGCAACGACGCTCGCCCAGCGGTTCGGTCAAAAGGCGCCCCGTTATCGGCAGTTCTATCACCGGAATGCACGGGCCTATATCGCTAGTTTACGGCCCCTGGACCGGGAAATTAACCGCCTCAAGCACCGGTCGGCCCACCGAACCGTCGCCGTTAGTGAGCCGGTCTTTGACTACGCCCTGGATGCCCTAGGCTATCGTCGGGGCAACGTCGCCTTTGAACGTGCCGTAGAAAACGGCACTGATCCCGCCCCACGAGCCGTCCATCAGCTCCAAACCAGTATTCGCCACCGTAAAATCGCCTTTTTTGTCAATAACTCGCAGGCTAGCAGTCAGACCGTCACGACCATGGTTAAGTTAGCCCATCAGGCGGAGGTTCCCGTCCTCAACGTCACGGAAACCCTCCCCCGGGGCAAAACTTACAAGACTTGGATGCTGAGTCAATACCAACGATTGGCTAAGTTTCACTAG
- a CDS encoding PTS sugar transporter subunit IIB yields MTMAIQLARVDDRLLHDQVTLGWIKSVRPNRILIVSDRAAHADLHQLVQQAAPTAVPVTVISVTKMVQIYRDARFDGLRPLILTETLPAMAELVAQGIDLQPTGVNLGNLANLVHKTALTPSVAVNDGDVQAALAVQAAGVNVYLQPVPGDQQLDFLEVARQNGLTR; encoded by the coding sequence ATGACAATGGCTATTCAACTTGCCCGGGTCGATGACCGGCTCCTTCACGATCAGGTGACGCTAGGGTGGATTAAGTCGGTCCGCCCCAATCGGATTCTGATTGTTTCCGATAGAGCGGCGCATGCTGACTTACACCAACTCGTGCAACAGGCCGCCCCTACCGCGGTGCCGGTGACCGTTATATCGGTGACTAAGATGGTTCAGATCTACCGCGATGCCCGGTTTGACGGGCTACGGCCGCTGATTTTGACAGAAACCCTACCCGCCATGGCTGAATTAGTGGCCCAGGGGATTGATTTACAGCCGACTGGCGTTAATCTTGGGAACCTGGCTAACTTGGTGCATAAAACGGCGCTGACCCCTAGTGTGGCGGTTAACGATGGCGACGTTCAAGCCGCCTTAGCCGTACAAGCGGCTGGGGTGAACGTCTACCTCCAACCGGTCCCGGGTGATCAACAACTAGACTTCTTGGAAGTCGCACGTCAAAATGGCTTAACGCGCTAG